The Mycolicibacterium mageritense genome contains a region encoding:
- a CDS encoding ABC transporter ATP-binding protein — MTALLEVTDLVKYFPVKAGVVIDREVAQVRAVDGVSLTLNEGETLGLVGESGSGKSTLCRAILQLIRPTSGSVRFDGEELVGRSPRELRPLRRQIQMIFQDPYASLNPRKRVGQIIGDPLELHGLASGADLKRRVQELLDRVGLRAEHYNRFPHEFSGGQRQRIGIARAVALQPKLVIADEPVSALDVSVQAQIINLLKELQEDFGLSYLFVAHDLGVIRQVSDRVAVMYLGKVVENAEADSLYGKPLHPYSNALLSAVPIPDPRRNVERERLVLEGDVPSPINPPSGCSFHTRCPWCTEVCVTDAPPLEELEPRHAAACHHPRNL, encoded by the coding sequence GTGACTGCACTGTTGGAAGTGACCGATCTGGTCAAGTACTTCCCCGTCAAGGCCGGGGTGGTGATCGACCGTGAAGTGGCGCAGGTGCGGGCCGTCGACGGGGTGAGCCTGACGCTCAACGAGGGCGAAACCCTGGGCCTGGTCGGCGAATCCGGCAGTGGCAAGTCGACCCTGTGCCGTGCCATCCTGCAGCTGATCCGGCCCACGTCGGGGTCGGTCCGGTTCGACGGTGAGGAGCTCGTCGGACGGTCCCCGCGCGAGCTGCGGCCGCTGCGGCGCCAGATCCAGATGATCTTCCAGGATCCCTATGCATCGCTGAATCCCCGCAAACGCGTGGGCCAGATCATCGGCGACCCGTTGGAACTGCACGGCCTGGCCAGCGGCGCCGACCTCAAGCGCCGGGTCCAGGAGTTGCTCGACCGGGTCGGACTGCGTGCCGAGCACTACAACCGGTTTCCACACGAGTTCTCGGGCGGGCAGCGCCAGCGCATCGGGATCGCCAGAGCCGTTGCGCTGCAACCCAAGCTGGTCATCGCCGACGAGCCGGTGTCGGCGCTCGACGTTTCGGTGCAGGCGCAGATCATCAATCTGCTCAAGGAACTGCAGGAAGACTTCGGGCTGTCCTACCTGTTCGTGGCGCACGACCTCGGCGTGATCCGGCAGGTGTCGGACCGGGTCGCGGTGATGTACCTCGGCAAGGTCGTCGAAAATGCCGAGGCCGACAGCCTCTACGGCAAACCGCTGCACCCGTATTCGAACGCGCTGCTGTCAGCGGTGCCCATCCCGGACCCCAGGCGCAACGTGGAGCGTGAGCGCCTGGTCCTGGAGGGTGACGTGCCGAGCCCGATCAACCCGCCCTCGGGCTGTAGCTTCCACACGCGCTGCCCGTGGTGCACCGAGGTGTGTGTCACCGACGCCCCTCCGTTGGAGGAGCTGGAACCGCGCCATGCCGCGGCGTGTCATCATCCGCGAAATCTGTAG
- a CDS encoding amidohydrolase — protein sequence MTTHYRGGRIFTATQPEWAESLVVSGSELMFVGDTAAADALPGITRTVELDGALVLPGFIDAHTHLVSMGQALQQVDLFDAVDLADIQNRLAAAASADPSAPRILGRSWLYPPLAGRAPDRHMLDAAVADRPVYLASNDVHSAWVNTAALRELGIDAATPDPIGGTIERDGDGNATGMLYETAALGLMRTFLDSTVTDDERDAALAATFAHYLAAGVTGAVDMGLDSADLSALERALAAGDGTLPLRIAGHWLVNRTASTADNVAQVHEAAELSRRVPGPWLRVTGIKILVDGVIDSCTAAMKEPYANGSHPEPIWDLESLAPVVAAADAAGLQVAMHAIGDQASDIALSALEHAIAVNGPRDRRHRIEHLETVTEANVARLAGLGVVASMQPVHADPAITDNWRAMLGDHRADRGFPWPEFTAAGATLAFGSDAPTAPYPPLPNMYVATTRRSACDPALAPNLPDYALPLAEAIAHATRDAAYSCRWEGVTGRLMAGHAADFVVLDSDPFTVGADALLTAKVRTTVSAGREHHAG from the coding sequence ATGACGACGCATTACCGGGGCGGACGGATCTTCACCGCGACACAACCGGAATGGGCCGAATCCCTTGTGGTCTCGGGATCGGAGCTGATGTTCGTCGGTGACACCGCGGCGGCCGACGCGCTGCCCGGCATCACCCGCACAGTCGAACTCGACGGCGCCCTGGTGCTACCGGGCTTCATCGACGCCCACACCCACCTGGTGTCGATGGGGCAGGCGCTCCAGCAGGTCGACCTGTTCGACGCCGTCGACCTCGCCGACATCCAGAACCGGTTGGCGGCAGCCGCTTCGGCGGATCCGTCCGCACCGCGGATCCTGGGCCGCAGTTGGCTGTACCCTCCGCTGGCGGGCCGTGCGCCGGACCGGCACATGCTCGACGCGGCCGTTGCCGACCGGCCCGTGTACCTGGCCTCCAACGACGTGCACTCGGCGTGGGTGAACACCGCGGCGCTGCGCGAACTCGGCATCGACGCCGCCACTCCCGACCCCATCGGCGGCACGATCGAACGCGACGGCGACGGCAATGCCACCGGAATGTTGTACGAGACGGCGGCACTGGGGCTCATGCGGACGTTCCTCGACAGCACCGTCACCGACGACGAGCGCGACGCCGCGCTGGCCGCGACGTTCGCCCACTATCTGGCCGCCGGTGTGACCGGAGCCGTCGACATGGGGCTCGACAGTGCCGATCTGTCCGCGCTCGAACGCGCGCTGGCCGCGGGCGATGGCACGTTGCCGCTGCGGATCGCGGGGCACTGGCTGGTCAACCGGACCGCGTCGACCGCCGACAACGTGGCCCAGGTGCATGAAGCGGCCGAGCTGAGCCGACGCGTGCCCGGGCCGTGGCTGCGTGTCACGGGCATCAAGATCCTCGTCGACGGTGTGATCGACAGCTGCACGGCCGCGATGAAAGAGCCCTACGCCAACGGCAGTCACCCCGAACCCATCTGGGATCTCGAGTCCCTTGCACCCGTGGTCGCGGCCGCCGACGCCGCGGGTCTTCAGGTCGCGATGCACGCCATCGGCGACCAAGCCTCCGACATCGCGCTCTCGGCTCTTGAGCACGCGATCGCGGTCAACGGGCCGCGCGACCGCAGGCACCGCATCGAGCATCTGGAGACCGTGACCGAGGCCAACGTCGCGCGCTTGGCCGGCCTCGGTGTCGTCGCATCCATGCAGCCCGTGCACGCCGATCCGGCGATCACCGACAACTGGCGCGCCATGCTCGGCGACCACCGCGCTGACCGCGGCTTTCCGTGGCCCGAATTCACAGCTGCCGGAGCCACATTGGCATTCGGCTCAGATGCGCCGACCGCGCCGTACCCGCCGCTGCCCAACATGTACGTGGCCACCACACGGCGGTCCGCCTGCGACCCGGCACTTGCGCCGAACCTGCCGGACTACGCGCTGCCGTTGGCCGAGGCGATAGCGCACGCCACCCGAGATGCCGCGTACTCGTGCCGGTGGGAAGGCGTGACAGGGCGCCTCATGGCCGGGCACGCCGCCGACTTCGTGGTGCTCGACAGCGATCCGTTCACCGTCGGTGCCGATGCACTGCTGACGGCGAAAGTGCGCACGACCGTGTCCGCGGGCCGGGAACATCACGCGGGCTGA
- a CDS encoding ABC transporter permease, with amino-acid sequence MVRFVVRRLLGMVAVLFAISVLVFVIFNVIPNSDPAARIAGKNANPALIARVSHELGLDQPLPVQYLTMMKQIFTGQLTSYASNRNVAEQIWEGLPATLSLCIGAAVLWMALAIWFGYLSAVHAGKFTDRALTVLSLAGISMPVFWLAAILLYFLSYKLELFPSSSYVPLAEDPLQWAYHLILPWITLAVLYVGFYSRVLRTNMLDAAHEDYVRTARAKGISERQVRVRHILRNSLIPIVTLFGLDFGAVVGGGAILTETVFNINGVGLYAGEAIRTLDLPPLIGVTMYGAFFIVLFNTIVDLAYAYLDPRIRLGEAAPV; translated from the coding sequence ATGGTCAGATTCGTCGTCCGGCGGCTGCTGGGCATGGTGGCCGTGTTGTTCGCCATCTCGGTGCTGGTGTTCGTCATCTTCAACGTGATCCCGAACTCGGACCCGGCCGCGCGCATCGCGGGCAAGAACGCCAACCCGGCACTCATCGCCCGGGTCAGCCACGAGCTCGGGCTCGATCAGCCGTTGCCCGTGCAGTACCTGACCATGATGAAGCAGATCTTCACCGGCCAGCTCACCTCATACGCCAGCAATCGCAATGTCGCCGAACAGATCTGGGAAGGCCTGCCCGCGACACTTTCGCTGTGCATCGGCGCGGCGGTGTTGTGGATGGCACTGGCCATCTGGTTCGGTTACCTCAGCGCCGTGCACGCGGGCAAGTTCACCGACCGGGCCCTCACGGTGCTGTCGCTGGCCGGCATCTCGATGCCGGTGTTCTGGTTGGCCGCGATCCTGCTGTACTTCCTGAGTTACAAGCTCGAGCTGTTCCCGTCGAGCAGCTACGTGCCACTGGCGGAGGATCCTTTGCAGTGGGCGTATCACCTGATCCTGCCGTGGATCACGCTGGCCGTGCTCTACGTCGGGTTCTACAGCCGCGTGCTGCGCACCAACATGCTCGACGCGGCGCACGAGGACTACGTGCGGACCGCTCGCGCCAAGGGCATCAGTGAACGGCAGGTGCGGGTCCGGCACATCCTGCGCAATTCGCTGATCCCGATCGTGACGTTGTTCGGCCTGGATTTCGGCGCCGTGGTGGGCGGTGGCGCGATCCTCACCGAAACCGTCTTCAACATCAACGGTGTCGGGCTGTATGCGGGCGAGGCCATCCGCACGCTGGATCTGCCGCCGCTCATCGGCGTGACGATGTACGGAGCGTTCTTCATCGTGCTGTTCAACACGATCGTCGACCTGGCATACGCCTACCTCGATCCGCGGATCCGACTGGGAGAGGCGGCACCGGTATGA
- a CDS encoding LacI family DNA-binding transcriptional regulator, which translates to MPERRVRPTIHDVARRAGVSATTVSHTFSGKGVVAAATREHVREVARELGYRPDAVARGLRNSRLGVLALVLRPLETLDSFLPEGVDYFLRFAGQAALAAMQLGYGLMLVSDPTQESSPSAALACDGFLITEPVQGDPLVRMLIDERIPFLTVGRDPANADYDTWIDTGTTQMTYEVLRHLTEAGASRVALVTGTDRNSWNIDAENAYRAWAADRGQEPLVVHQPETAGESGGSAAAHELLRAASPPDAVYCLTGRHAAGLLRAVTERGYTVPGDIRIVAGSDSEHSRSTTPPITSVDLGPELLARVAVTMLVNRLESLDRPIPPGDLHGRLIVRGSTA; encoded by the coding sequence GTGCCCGAACGCCGCGTACGCCCGACGATCCACGACGTCGCCCGCCGCGCCGGGGTTTCCGCGACCACCGTGTCACACACGTTCAGCGGCAAAGGCGTCGTCGCCGCCGCCACCCGCGAGCACGTGCGCGAGGTCGCCAGAGAGCTGGGCTACCGGCCCGACGCGGTCGCGCGCGGGCTGCGCAACAGCAGGCTGGGGGTGCTGGCGCTGGTGCTGCGCCCGCTGGAGACCCTCGACTCGTTCCTGCCCGAAGGCGTGGACTACTTCCTGAGGTTCGCCGGGCAGGCCGCACTCGCCGCGATGCAGCTCGGATACGGGCTCATGCTCGTATCGGACCCGACGCAGGAAAGCTCACCGTCGGCCGCGCTGGCATGCGACGGCTTCCTGATCACCGAGCCCGTTCAGGGCGACCCACTGGTGCGGATGCTGATCGACGAGCGCATCCCGTTCCTGACCGTCGGGCGGGATCCGGCGAATGCCGATTACGACACCTGGATCGACACCGGCACGACGCAGATGACATACGAGGTGCTGCGCCACCTGACCGAGGCAGGCGCGTCGCGCGTCGCACTGGTCACCGGAACCGACCGCAACTCATGGAACATCGACGCCGAGAATGCGTACCGCGCGTGGGCTGCCGACCGTGGGCAGGAGCCGCTCGTCGTACATCAACCGGAGACCGCGGGCGAATCCGGAGGAAGCGCGGCAGCCCACGAATTATTGCGTGCCGCAAGCCCTCCCGATGCCGTGTACTGCCTCACCGGCAGGCACGCGGCCGGGCTGCTGCGCGCCGTGACCGAACGCGGCTACACCGTCCCCGGAGACATCAGGATCGTCGCGGGATCGGATTCCGAGCACAGCCGATCGACCACTCCCCCGATCACGTCGGTCGACCTCGGGCCGGAACTACTCGCCCGCGTCGCGGTCACCATGCTCGTCAATCGCCTTGAGTCGCTTGACCGTCCGATCCCGCCGGGCGATCTTCACGGCCGCCTCATCGTCCGGGGTTCGACCGCTTAG
- a CDS encoding purine-cytosine permease family protein produces the protein MTADPAATTDLPAAADQAGRVETHGIDYIPESERHGRARELFAVWAAPNVGYLALVVGGTLILMGLSLWQALAVIVVGNLFSILTGIVAASGPASGTPSEVITRAVFGIRGNRVNIVVTSWFISVCYLALNWAAASYTAFRLAERFGVAVTLPVKIGLILAVAVITLAISVYGHATIVRLYQPLALVLTAVFVVMAAYVLGSANWGYQPGQPLHGIELWATVAAGLAIVASAPLSYTNSADFARYLPTASSPFAVAGWTTLGAYVPSVLITGLGALAATALDMADPETALEGALPSWFVPIFLIAVILGTMANNAMTAYSSGLALQAVGLRLRRSRSVLLDGSIGAAMTMYALLVSNFLDTVSNMMQLVVTVMGPVMAVYVADVLWRRNAYDGPGLTDQTPASPYWYTAGVNRAGAVAVLIGIGLSLLCVAAPVYTGPIAEAIGGVDLSLPVGLLVPAVLYVVLMGRRKAVPA, from the coding sequence ATGACGGCAGACCCCGCCGCCACCACCGATCTCCCGGCGGCCGCCGACCAGGCGGGCCGCGTCGAGACCCACGGGATCGACTACATCCCCGAGAGCGAGCGGCACGGCCGGGCGCGGGAACTGTTCGCGGTATGGGCCGCGCCGAACGTGGGCTACCTGGCACTCGTGGTCGGCGGGACGCTGATCCTCATGGGCCTGAGCCTGTGGCAGGCGCTGGCCGTCATCGTCGTCGGCAATCTCTTCTCGATCCTCACCGGCATCGTGGCCGCGAGCGGGCCTGCGTCGGGCACGCCCAGCGAGGTCATCACGCGCGCGGTGTTCGGTATCCGCGGCAATCGCGTGAACATCGTGGTGACCAGCTGGTTCATCAGCGTCTGTTACCTGGCGCTGAACTGGGCGGCCGCCTCCTACACGGCATTCCGGCTGGCCGAGCGGTTCGGCGTCGCGGTGACGCTGCCCGTCAAGATCGGGCTGATCCTGGCCGTCGCCGTGATCACGCTGGCCATCAGCGTGTACGGCCACGCCACGATCGTCCGGCTGTACCAGCCACTCGCCCTGGTCCTCACCGCGGTGTTCGTCGTGATGGCGGCATACGTCCTCGGCAGCGCCAACTGGGGATACCAGCCCGGCCAGCCGCTGCACGGGATCGAACTCTGGGCGACCGTGGCAGCCGGACTGGCGATCGTCGCGTCGGCCCCGCTGTCCTACACCAACAGCGCCGACTTCGCGCGCTACCTGCCCACCGCCTCCTCGCCGTTCGCCGTGGCCGGCTGGACCACGCTGGGCGCGTACGTGCCCAGCGTCCTGATCACCGGGCTGGGCGCGCTCGCCGCGACCGCGCTCGACATGGCAGACCCGGAGACGGCCCTCGAGGGTGCGTTGCCGTCGTGGTTCGTGCCGATCTTCCTGATCGCGGTGATCCTCGGGACCATGGCCAACAACGCCATGACCGCCTACAGCTCGGGCCTGGCGCTGCAGGCCGTCGGTTTGCGCCTGCGCCGGTCGCGCAGTGTGCTGCTGGACGGTTCGATCGGTGCCGCCATGACCATGTACGCCCTGCTGGTCTCGAACTTTCTTGACACCGTGAGCAATATGATGCAGCTCGTGGTCACCGTGATGGGGCCGGTGATGGCGGTGTACGTGGCCGACGTGCTGTGGCGGCGCAACGCATACGACGGCCCGGGGCTGACCGATCAGACCCCGGCGAGCCCGTACTGGTACACCGCCGGCGTCAACCGGGCCGGTGCCGTCGCGGTGCTGATCGGCATCGGCCTGAGCCTGCTGTGTGTGGCCGCCCCGGTGTACACCGGTCCGATCGCGGAAGCGATTGGCGGCGTGGATCTTTCGCTTCCCGTCGGACTCCTGGTTCCTGCAGTGCTGTACGTCGTGCTGATGGGCCGACGTAAGGCGGTCCCGGCATGA
- a CDS encoding ABC transporter ATP-binding protein, with translation MSELLEVKELSVSFTTDDGVVQAVDGVSFSLGSGEILAVVGESGSGKSVTAQTLIGLTRGSNTAIAGSVEFDGRDITALDSAAMRSVRGEHIAMIFQDPMTSLNPVYRVGDQIIEMIRAHRDISKAQARERAVELLRSVGIPHPERRVRDYPHEFSGGMRQRVMIAMALALEPELLIADEPTTALDVTVQAQILRLVEKLNADRGLAVVLITHDLGVVAEVADRVVVMYAGQIVEDGTLDEIFYDPQHPYTWGLLGSMTRLDQPRTARLTQISGQPPSLLDPPTGCRFAPRCPHVFEKCAEPPPLEARNGGAHLDRCWLSLDEKRTLR, from the coding sequence ATGAGTGAACTCCTTGAGGTCAAAGAACTGAGCGTCAGCTTCACCACCGACGACGGCGTCGTGCAAGCCGTCGACGGGGTGTCGTTCTCCCTGGGCAGTGGCGAAATCCTCGCGGTCGTCGGTGAATCCGGGTCGGGCAAGAGCGTGACCGCGCAGACCTTGATCGGGTTGACCCGCGGTTCCAACACGGCCATCGCGGGCTCGGTCGAGTTCGACGGACGCGACATCACGGCCCTCGACTCCGCCGCCATGCGTTCCGTGCGCGGCGAGCACATCGCGATGATCTTCCAGGATCCGATGACCTCGCTGAACCCCGTGTACCGGGTCGGTGACCAGATCATCGAGATGATCCGGGCGCATCGCGACATCTCGAAGGCGCAGGCCCGCGAACGCGCGGTGGAACTGCTCCGTTCGGTGGGCATTCCGCATCCCGAGCGCCGGGTCCGGGACTACCCGCACGAGTTCTCCGGTGGTATGCGGCAGCGCGTGATGATCGCGATGGCCCTGGCATTGGAACCCGAGCTGCTCATCGCCGACGAGCCGACGACGGCCCTCGACGTCACGGTGCAGGCCCAGATCCTGCGCCTGGTCGAAAAACTCAACGCCGACCGCGGGTTGGCGGTCGTGTTGATCACGCACGATCTGGGTGTGGTGGCCGAGGTGGCCGACCGCGTCGTCGTCATGTACGCCGGTCAGATCGTGGAGGACGGCACGCTCGACGAGATCTTCTACGATCCGCAGCATCCGTACACCTGGGGCCTGTTGGGGTCGATGACGCGGCTCGACCAGCCACGCACGGCACGGCTGACCCAGATCTCCGGGCAACCGCCGTCACTGCTCGATCCCCCGACGGGGTGCCGCTTCGCCCCGCGCTGCCCGCATGTGTTCGAGAAGTGCGCCGAGCCTCCGCCGCTCGAAGCCCGCAACGGCGGCGCACATCTGGATCGATGCTGGTTGTCCTTGGACGAGAAGAGGACTCTGCGGTGA
- a CDS encoding C45 family autoproteolytic acyltransferase/hydolase: MTGHEIIVVDGVAPTERGRARGHALRADLPAAVDLYFDLFRTVGIDEATVCSDAERITDVIGRWDSRYVDEIVGVADGAGLDPWRVMAVNARTEILAQALGSRPGECSTIGCVPETGAPFGIQTWDWHQELDPFWHLHDVRGTTHAYVGLTEHGMLGKIGVNSAGLGLFFNILGHRDDAPAGVPVHVLAAAVLGTAGSVAEALEVLRGAPIRTSGAFTLLDPTTAVCAELSPRGVTVLSQRGGYLPHTNHFLDARNTPFEKPGLYDPDSQERLQLITSRLVRYPTPEQAVDLIPYLQSDPGQPQLCCTPAPGAVFGQRWATLATVLLEPEHRRARILAGTPLQARDGNWNTVETTQVAAR, encoded by the coding sequence ATGACCGGGCACGAGATCATCGTCGTCGACGGCGTGGCTCCCACCGAACGGGGCCGGGCCCGCGGGCATGCGTTGCGCGCTGACCTGCCCGCGGCCGTCGACCTGTACTTCGACCTGTTCCGGACCGTCGGAATCGATGAAGCGACAGTGTGTTCCGATGCCGAGCGGATCACCGACGTCATCGGGCGCTGGGACTCGCGCTATGTGGACGAGATCGTCGGGGTCGCAGACGGTGCCGGTCTCGACCCTTGGCGGGTGATGGCCGTCAATGCCCGCACCGAGATCCTGGCTCAGGCGCTGGGAAGCAGGCCCGGCGAATGCTCGACGATCGGTTGCGTACCGGAAACCGGTGCGCCCTTCGGTATTCAGACCTGGGACTGGCACCAGGAGCTGGACCCGTTCTGGCATCTGCACGACGTGCGGGGCACCACGCATGCGTACGTCGGCCTCACCGAACACGGCATGCTCGGCAAGATCGGGGTCAACAGCGCGGGCCTCGGGCTGTTCTTCAACATCCTCGGGCACCGTGACGACGCGCCGGCGGGTGTGCCGGTGCATGTGCTCGCGGCGGCGGTTCTCGGTACTGCGGGCAGTGTGGCCGAGGCGCTGGAGGTGTTGCGTGGGGCGCCGATCCGCACGTCGGGCGCCTTCACCCTGCTCGATCCGACCACCGCGGTGTGTGCCGAACTGAGCCCACGCGGAGTCACCGTGCTGTCGCAGCGCGGGGGCTACCTGCCACACACCAACCACTTCCTGGACGCTCGCAACACGCCGTTCGAGAAACCCGGACTCTACGACCCGGATTCGCAGGAACGATTGCAGCTCATCACGTCCCGGCTCGTGCGCTACCCGACACCAGAGCAGGCCGTCGACCTGATCCCATATCTGCAGTCCGATCCCGGCCAGCCGCAACTGTGCTGCACACCCGCGCCGGGCGCGGTGTTCGGTCAACGCTGGGCGACGTTGGCGACCGTACTGCTCGAACCCGAGCACCGCCGGGCCCGCATCCTCGCGGGCACGCCGTTGCAGGCCCGGGACGGCAACTGGAACACCGTGGAGACCACGCAGGTGGCTGCCCGATGA